A section of the Vicinamibacterales bacterium genome encodes:
- a CDS encoding Mrp/NBP35 family ATP-binding protein, whose translation MTTSIPFEEFQNMSALDQTAVLNALRAVKDPDLHKDIVSLGFVKGLTIDGGAVAFTIELTTPACPVKDAMRDQARAAVSRIAGVTSVDVTMTAQVRAAHNVGSAQAPIPGVKNIVAIGAGKGGVGKTTLAVNLAVALAKLGSRVGMIDGDIYGPNVPMMLGIQGQLMAEDEKILPAEKHGIKVVSMGFLTNDDAPVIWRGPMLHSVVKQFFHEVKWGELDYLIIDMPPGTGDVALSLSQTVPVAGAIVVTTPQEVSLADSRRAVRMYEKLNIPVLGIIENMSYFVCPNCEHESDIFGRGGGERTAEAMNVPFLGRIPIYEPIRRGGDAGQPLVIAEPDAPATRAFMSAAEQLAAQVSIASYRKPVIPVTEVAR comes from the coding sequence ATGACGACTTCGATTCCCTTCGAGGAGTTCCAGAACATGTCCGCTCTCGACCAGACTGCCGTTCTCAACGCGCTTCGCGCCGTCAAGGATCCCGACCTCCACAAGGACATCGTGTCGCTCGGCTTCGTGAAGGGTCTCACGATCGACGGCGGAGCCGTTGCGTTCACCATCGAACTCACCACCCCCGCGTGCCCGGTCAAGGACGCAATGCGCGATCAGGCGCGCGCAGCGGTGTCGCGGATAGCTGGCGTCACCAGCGTTGACGTGACCATGACCGCCCAGGTTCGTGCCGCGCACAATGTCGGCTCGGCGCAGGCGCCGATCCCCGGGGTCAAGAACATCGTCGCCATCGGGGCGGGGAAGGGCGGCGTCGGCAAGACGACGCTCGCGGTGAACCTGGCCGTGGCGCTCGCGAAACTCGGCAGCCGGGTCGGCATGATCGACGGCGACATCTACGGACCGAACGTGCCGATGATGCTCGGCATCCAGGGTCAGTTGATGGCCGAGGACGAGAAGATCCTGCCGGCCGAGAAGCACGGCATCAAGGTCGTGTCGATGGGGTTCCTGACCAACGACGACGCGCCCGTCATCTGGCGCGGGCCGATGCTGCACAGCGTCGTCAAGCAGTTCTTTCACGAGGTGAAGTGGGGCGAACTGGACTATCTGATCATCGACATGCCGCCGGGGACCGGCGACGTCGCGCTGAGCCTCAGCCAGACCGTGCCGGTCGCAGGCGCGATCGTCGTGACGACGCCGCAGGAGGTGTCGCTCGCGGACAGCCGCCGTGCCGTGCGGATGTACGAGAAGCTCAACATCCCGGTGCTCGGGATCATCGAGAACATGAGCTACTTCGTGTGCCCGAATTGTGAGCACGAGAGCGACATCTTCGGGCGGGGCGGCGGGGAGCGGACGGCGGAGGCGATGAACGTGCCGTTCCTGGGCCGGATCCCGATCTACGAGCCGATCCGCCGCGGCGGCGACGCAGGGCAGCCGCTCGTCATCGCCGAGCCCGACGCGCCCGCGACACGCGCCTTCATGTCCGCCGCCGAGCAACTGGCGGCCCAGGTGTCGATCGCAAGCTACCGGAAGCCGGTCATCCCGGTCACGGAGGTTGCGAGATAA
- a CDS encoding S9 family peptidase has protein sequence MRRLVATLSTLTALLVVTVSSAVAGQPAKRAVGLDDLARIRTVGDPQVSPDGRWIAYTVGTIDAEKDKRDTDLWMAGWDGAQQIRLTATTDSSESTPRWSPDNRYLAFLTSRGDEDAKKRGAQVWLLNRAGGEAQQLTDIKGGVSDLAWSPDGKRLVLVVDDFDPNSDPEKKESWKRKTQPPIVIDRYHFKSDGAGYLTRLYSHLALFDVETRKSEVLTSGVFDDLTPSWSPDGTQIAFVSNRAPDPDRVDDTNVYVIEAKAGAKPRQLTTYPGRDDGRPAWSPDGKWLAYLQGDETKYSAYNQAKLAIIPAAGGAPKVLTAVLDRAMSGPILWSADGQTLRGVVADDRTEYVATVSVRTGAVDKLTSGQRVVSSLSPKGDGALAVIASTATEIGEVHVLENGALRRVTHQNDAWLDELQLATTEGFTCKSKDGTVVNGLMVKPAGFIAGKRYPTLLYIHGGPNGQDEFGFSVERELFAANGYVVLAVNYRGGAGRGSAYQKAIFADWGNKEVMDLLAGVDYAVASGIADPDRLGIGGWSYGGILTDYTIASDGRFKAAVSGASSALQLTMYGIDQYIAQYDNELGPPWTSQETWLKVSYPFFHADRIKTPTLFLCGQVDFNVPIAGVEQMYQALRTLNVDTQLIIYPGQHHGIRMPSYVRDRLTRYLAWWDRYLKK, from the coding sequence ATGCGGAGACTGGTGGCAACCCTCTCGACCTTGACCGCGCTCCTCGTCGTGACCGTCTCGTCAGCCGTCGCCGGCCAGCCAGCGAAGCGGGCGGTCGGCCTCGACGATCTGGCGAGAATTCGGACCGTTGGCGACCCGCAGGTGTCGCCCGACGGCAGGTGGATCGCCTACACAGTGGGCACGATCGACGCGGAGAAGGACAAGCGCGACACCGACTTGTGGATGGCCGGCTGGGACGGCGCGCAACAGATTCGCCTGACGGCCACCACCGACAGCAGCGAAAGCACGCCGCGCTGGAGCCCCGACAACCGGTACCTCGCGTTCCTCACGTCGCGCGGCGACGAGGACGCGAAGAAGCGCGGCGCCCAGGTGTGGCTGCTCAACCGGGCGGGTGGCGAGGCGCAGCAACTCACGGACATCAAGGGCGGCGTCTCGGACCTCGCCTGGTCACCAGACGGCAAACGCCTGGTGCTCGTCGTCGACGACTTCGATCCCAACTCCGATCCGGAGAAGAAGGAAAGCTGGAAACGCAAGACCCAGCCGCCGATCGTCATCGACCGATATCACTTCAAGTCGGACGGAGCCGGCTACCTCACCCGCCTCTACAGCCATCTGGCGCTGTTCGACGTCGAGACCAGGAAGTCGGAGGTTCTGACGTCCGGCGTGTTCGACGATCTGACGCCGTCCTGGTCGCCGGACGGGACGCAGATCGCCTTCGTCAGCAACCGTGCGCCCGATCCCGATCGGGTCGATGACACCAACGTCTATGTCATCGAGGCGAAGGCCGGCGCCAAGCCCCGTCAACTGACGACCTATCCAGGGCGCGACGATGGGCGGCCCGCGTGGAGTCCGGACGGGAAGTGGCTCGCGTACCTCCAGGGTGACGAGACGAAGTACTCCGCATACAACCAGGCGAAGCTCGCGATCATCCCGGCTGCCGGCGGCGCGCCGAAGGTGTTGACCGCGGTGCTCGACCGCGCGATGTCGGGCCCGATTCTCTGGTCGGCCGATGGACAGACTCTCCGTGGCGTCGTCGCGGACGACCGCACCGAGTACGTCGCCACCGTCAGCGTGAGGACGGGGGCCGTCGACAAGCTGACCAGCGGACAGCGCGTGGTGTCGTCGCTCTCGCCGAAGGGCGACGGGGCGCTCGCCGTCATCGCCAGCACGGCCACGGAGATCGGCGAAGTGCACGTTCTCGAGAACGGCGCCCTGCGACGGGTGACGCACCAGAACGACGCGTGGCTCGACGAGCTGCAGTTGGCGACCACCGAGGGCTTCACCTGCAAGTCGAAGGACGGCACGGTGGTCAACGGGCTGATGGTGAAGCCGGCCGGCTTCATCGCGGGGAAGAGATACCCGACGCTCCTGTACATTCACGGCGGCCCGAACGGCCAGGACGAATTCGGTTTCAGCGTCGAGCGCGAGTTGTTCGCCGCCAACGGCTACGTGGTGCTGGCCGTGAACTATCGCGGCGGAGCGGGCCGGGGATCGGCGTACCAGAAGGCGATTTTCGCCGACTGGGGCAACAAGGAAGTGATGGACCTGCTCGCCGGCGTCGATTACGCGGTGGCCAGCGGCATTGCGGATCCCGACCGGCTCGGGATTGGCGGCTGGAGCTACGGCGGGATTCTCACGGACTACACGATCGCCAGCGACGGCCGGTTCAAGGCGGCGGTCAGCGGCGCCAGCAGCGCGCTGCAGTTGACGATGTACGGGATCGACCAGTACATCGCGCAGTACGACAACGAATTGGGTCCGCCGTGGACGAGCCAGGAGACCTGGCTGAAGGTCTCGTACCCGTTCTTCCACGCGGATCGGATCAAGACGCCGACCCTGTTCCTCTGCGGCCAGGTCGATTTCAACGTGCCGATTGCCGGGGTGGAGCAGATGTACCAGGCGCTGCGGACCCTGAACGTCGACACCCAACTCATCATCTACCCCGGCCAGCACCACGGCATCAGGATGCCCAGCTACGTGCGCGATCGACTGACACGCTACCTGGCGTGGTGGGACCGGTATCTGAAGAAGTAG
- a CDS encoding carboxypeptidase regulatory-like domain-containing protein: protein MVKRTVLALLLLTALCLSAVPAVAQETTGTIVGTVTDESGAVVPGVAVVAKNINTGRTTEVVSTSTGIYRIPLLPPGVYDLTFQLSGFQPVTIRGIALHVNDRLDVNGKLSVGGVAEVVEVTAAQQFVQPTAALQNLVDATQVQELPLNNRNFVQLATLAPGVSSDLPDEVGVGLTSTVSISVNGSRRNAVNWLVDGVSNVDVGSNITLLSTPTLESIEEFKIITNGYAAEWPRSGGGVVNVVTKSGTSRFKGSAYEFYRSDKLNANSWFRNQSPNPDLRKPPALRYNNFGYTAGGPVLKNKMFFFWSQEWRRIQRAPASLIGNVPNPAWLSDPTNSNYVAPEKRDANAVKFLTAYPAPNLPPTSSNGPSRYAVSSPNINNTRQEVIRIDYDLSPKWRLTGRYTHDLSETQELGGLWLGYAIPNIATTMTTVPGQVLALGVKTIFGSNALNEFQYQRSSNAISWINPDGTKNKRSDYGINIPEIFPENTGRMIPTIAVSGLSSFGTNQLYKNNYVNQTITDNFSWQKGNHAFKFGGLVTFEEKNENALANSQGSFSFVASTGRTAFQNFLLGNADGQCASCSYSEAEKDIIVGLRFNRLELYAQDSWKVRPNLTIDLGLRYSLYPPIREANNALTTFDPSFYKAANAPKFTTATGALIDKTTGSLTNGIIIAGQNSPYGDSIYPMVKDSIQPRFGFSWDPKSTGSTIVRGSFGIYYDQPLVGIFEWNAFYNPPFNNSSSITGASLSNPTAGTTVKTSGVPTIWATSTDFKNPRTTQWNIGVTRQLFKNAVIEVSYVGSRGDNLIRPIDINYPMPADVIALQTATNSTSAVNPARPYLGYGTFRYHETTATSRYQGLLTGFRYQGGKHGTMTVNYTLSRNQTDSTNDRDTIDVPQNPRDPMADFADARTDRRHILTASYVYEVPFFKESKNPILRTAISGWQVAGITYANSGQPVPRISVLTNTFRRGGFADLVGDPNPQLTFVNGVPYWFDPTAFAPPADGKFGNSGRAPFRQPGFYKWDFTLSKNFYLPRNMRLQFRADLINAFNQVNWASDPAATGLDNTCSTSLTSCTVSTDTFGQLIAVRAAREIQFGLKLYW from the coding sequence ATGGTCAAGAGAACCGTCCTCGCGCTGTTGCTGCTGACTGCGCTCTGCCTGAGCGCAGTGCCGGCCGTCGCGCAAGAGACGACCGGCACGATCGTCGGCACGGTGACCGACGAATCGGGCGCCGTCGTCCCGGGTGTTGCCGTTGTCGCCAAGAACATCAATACCGGCCGAACGACGGAGGTGGTGTCCACCTCGACGGGGATCTACCGGATTCCGCTGCTGCCGCCAGGGGTGTACGACCTCACGTTCCAGCTCAGCGGCTTCCAGCCGGTTACGATCCGCGGGATCGCGCTGCACGTCAATGACCGCCTGGACGTGAACGGGAAGCTGTCGGTGGGTGGTGTGGCCGAGGTCGTCGAGGTGACGGCCGCCCAGCAGTTCGTCCAGCCGACGGCCGCCCTCCAGAACCTGGTCGATGCCACGCAGGTCCAGGAGCTTCCGCTCAACAACCGCAACTTCGTCCAGCTCGCAACACTCGCGCCGGGTGTCTCGAGCGACCTGCCCGACGAGGTGGGCGTCGGGTTGACGAGCACGGTGAGCATCTCGGTCAACGGCTCGCGGCGCAACGCCGTGAACTGGCTGGTGGACGGCGTGTCGAACGTGGACGTCGGCTCGAACATCACGCTGCTGTCCACGCCGACGCTGGAGTCGATCGAAGAGTTCAAGATCATCACGAACGGCTACGCGGCGGAGTGGCCGCGCAGCGGCGGCGGCGTGGTGAACGTCGTCACCAAGTCCGGCACGAGCAGGTTCAAGGGCAGCGCGTACGAGTTCTACCGGAGCGACAAGCTCAACGCGAACTCCTGGTTCAGGAACCAGAGCCCCAACCCGGATCTTCGCAAGCCGCCCGCATTGCGGTACAACAACTTCGGCTACACGGCCGGCGGACCGGTCCTGAAGAACAAGATGTTCTTCTTCTGGTCGCAGGAATGGCGGCGGATCCAACGTGCTCCGGCGTCGCTCATCGGCAACGTGCCGAACCCCGCGTGGTTGTCGGATCCCACGAACTCGAACTACGTGGCACCCGAGAAGCGAGATGCCAACGCGGTCAAGTTCCTCACTGCGTATCCGGCCCCGAACCTGCCACCAACGTCGAGCAACGGTCCCAGCCGGTACGCCGTGTCGTCGCCGAACATCAACAACACCCGCCAGGAGGTCATCCGGATCGATTACGACCTGAGCCCGAAATGGCGCCTGACCGGCCGGTATACGCATGACCTCAGCGAGACCCAGGAACTCGGGGGACTCTGGCTCGGCTACGCCATTCCGAACATCGCGACGACCATGACGACCGTGCCCGGCCAGGTGCTGGCGCTCGGCGTGAAGACGATTTTCGGAAGCAATGCGCTCAACGAGTTCCAGTACCAGCGGTCGAGCAACGCGATCTCGTGGATCAATCCGGATGGGACGAAGAACAAGCGGTCCGACTACGGCATCAACATTCCCGAGATCTTCCCCGAGAACACCGGCAGGATGATCCCGACGATCGCCGTGAGCGGCCTGTCGTCGTTCGGCACGAACCAGCTGTACAAGAACAACTACGTCAACCAGACGATCACGGACAACTTCTCCTGGCAGAAGGGCAACCACGCGTTCAAGTTCGGCGGCCTCGTGACGTTCGAGGAGAAGAACGAGAACGCGCTCGCCAATTCGCAGGGCAGTTTCTCGTTCGTCGCCAGCACCGGGCGAACGGCCTTCCAGAACTTCCTGCTGGGAAACGCCGACGGGCAGTGCGCGTCCTGCAGCTACAGCGAAGCCGAGAAGGACATCATCGTCGGCCTCAGGTTCAACCGCCTCGAGCTGTACGCCCAGGATTCGTGGAAGGTCAGGCCGAACCTCACAATCGACCTTGGCCTCCGGTACTCGCTGTATCCGCCGATCAGGGAGGCCAACAACGCGCTGACCACCTTCGATCCGTCGTTCTACAAGGCGGCCAATGCGCCGAAGTTCACGACGGCAACCGGCGCCCTCATCGACAAGACCACGGGTAGCCTGACGAACGGCATCATCATCGCCGGTCAGAACTCGCCCTACGGCGACAGCATCTACCCGATGGTGAAGGACAGCATCCAGCCGCGGTTCGGCTTCTCGTGGGATCCGAAGAGCACCGGAAGCACGATTGTCCGCGGGTCGTTTGGCATCTACTACGATCAGCCGCTCGTCGGCATCTTCGAGTGGAACGCGTTCTACAACCCGCCATTCAACAACAGCTCGAGCATCACCGGAGCGAGCCTGAGCAACCCGACGGCGGGCACCACGGTGAAGACCAGCGGCGTGCCGACGATCTGGGCGACGTCCACGGACTTCAAGAACCCACGGACCACGCAGTGGAACATCGGCGTGACCCGGCAGCTCTTCAAGAACGCGGTCATCGAGGTGAGCTACGTCGGATCGCGCGGCGACAACCTCATCCGGCCGATCGACATCAACTACCCGATGCCGGCCGACGTCATCGCGCTCCAGACTGCGACGAATAGCACGAGCGCAGTCAACCCGGCTCGGCCCTATCTGGGCTACGGCACGTTCCGGTATCACGAGACGACCGCGACGAGCCGGTACCAAGGCCTGCTGACCGGTTTCCGTTACCAGGGCGGCAAGCACGGTACGATGACCGTCAACTACACGCTGAGCCGCAACCAGACGGATTCGACGAACGACCGCGACACCATCGACGTCCCGCAGAACCCACGCGACCCGATGGCCGATTTCGCGGACGCCCGCACGGACCGTCGGCACATCCTCACCGCGTCGTACGTCTACGAGGTCCCGTTCTTCAAGGAGTCCAAGAATCCGATACTCCGGACGGCAATCAGCGGCTGGCAGGTCGCGGGAATCACCTACGCGAACTCGGGCCAGCCGGTGCCGCGCATCTCGGTACTCACCAACACCTTCCGTCGCGGCGGCTTCGCTGATCTCGTCGGCGATCCCAATCCGCAGCTGACATTCGTCAACGGTGTTCCGTACTGGTTCGACCCGACGGCCTTCGCGCCGCCGGCCGATGGCAAGTTCGGCAACTCCGGCCGTGCGCCGTTCCGCCAGCCGGGGTTCTACAAGTGGGACTTCACGTTGTCGAAGAACTTCTACCTGCCGCGGAACATGCGTCTCCAGTTCCGGGCCGACCTGATCAACGCGTTCAACCAGGTGAACTGGGCGTCTGATCCGGCCGCGACCGGGCTGGACAACACCTGCTCGACCAGCCTCACGTCGTGCACGGTGTCCACGGACACCTTCGGCCAGCTGATAGCCGTGCGCGCTGCGCGCGAG